Proteins encoded in a region of the Chryseobacterium piperi genome:
- the trmB gene encoding tRNA (guanosine(46)-N7)-methyltransferase TrmB — MGKNKIARFEENKTLPNVIQPTREEALTGFNLKGKWRTEFFKNDNPIVLELGCGKGEYSVGLAKAFPEKNFIGIDIKGARFWFGAKEAVESNMSNVAFLRSQIELVDNFFAENEVDEIWITFPDPQIKYRRTKHRLTHPDFLDRYKKFLKPGGIIHLKTDSEFLHGYTLGFLQGAGYEIITAHHDIYGAPEYDPNTEHLRDIKTYYEELFSAKGKTITYIKFRIS; from the coding sequence ATGGGCAAAAATAAAATAGCAAGATTCGAAGAAAACAAAACATTACCTAATGTTATTCAACCAACAAGAGAAGAAGCCTTAACCGGATTCAATCTTAAAGGAAAGTGGAGAACGGAATTTTTCAAAAATGACAATCCCATTGTTCTTGAATTAGGTTGCGGAAAAGGAGAATACTCTGTAGGACTGGCAAAAGCTTTCCCTGAAAAAAACTTCATTGGAATTGATATCAAAGGAGCCAGATTTTGGTTTGGAGCAAAAGAAGCCGTTGAAAGTAACATGTCTAATGTTGCATTTCTAAGATCACAGATAGAGCTTGTTGATAATTTTTTTGCAGAAAATGAGGTAGATGAAATATGGATCACCTTCCCTGATCCACAGATTAAATACCGCCGTACAAAACATAGACTTACGCATCCTGATTTCTTAGATCGATATAAGAAATTCTTAAAGCCCGGCGGAATTATCCATTTAAAAACAGATTCTGAATTTTTACATGGATATACTTTAGGCTTCCTTCAAGGAGCTGGCTATGAAATCATTACAGCACACCATGATATCTACGGTGCCCCGGAATATGATCCGAACACTGAACATTTAAGAGACATAAAAACCTATTATGAAGAACTTTTCTCTGCAAAAGGGAAAACCATAACTTATATTAAGTTCCGAATAAGTTGA
- a CDS encoding DUF6759 domain-containing protein — MKKMLLFFCSALFLSLSAQKKAKDYSNIIKSKNIYEINAFLRDAHPDDPRRSVLKPKVMDMMREYIKDAHPEDQKVKEMQEMLALLKRRPSTKITFDEMNAIIKQKQIAKYKAELAAKKSLIEFTPSNAQNAIVTNTSTTTVAIPDAEAEEFNMLMTVSPVEHKNKTVKILNSLFDNDPMSKECIVLIENKSDCNIIVRMEGVGVTKYRLAVPAHNENSIVIEKGDYLFTSLVCGAQYASQKTIKKPILVALGTSESK; from the coding sequence ATGAAAAAAATGCTTTTATTCTTTTGTTCCGCTTTATTCCTTAGTCTGTCTGCTCAGAAAAAAGCAAAAGACTATAGTAATATCATTAAAAGTAAAAACATTTATGAGATAAATGCTTTTTTAAGAGATGCCCATCCGGATGATCCCAGGAGATCAGTATTGAAGCCTAAGGTGATGGACATGATGCGGGAGTATATCAAGGACGCTCATCCAGAGGATCAAAAGGTCAAAGAAATGCAGGAAATGCTTGCCCTATTAAAAAGGCGTCCTTCTACTAAAATTACTTTTGATGAAATGAATGCCATCATCAAACAAAAGCAAATCGCAAAATATAAAGCAGAACTAGCCGCCAAAAAATCGTTGATAGAATTTACTCCAAGTAATGCACAAAATGCTATTGTCACCAATACTTCAACGACTACTGTAGCTATACCAGATGCTGAAGCTGAAGAGTTTAATATGCTGATGACCGTATCTCCTGTAGAACATAAAAATAAAACGGTAAAAATATTAAATTCACTATTTGATAATGATCCTATGAGCAAAGAATGTATTGTTCTTATTGAAAACAAATCGGATTGCAATATCATTGTCAGAATGGAAGGTGTTGGCGTTACCAAGTACAGACTTGCTGTTCCTGCTCACAATGAAAATTCAATTGTCATAGAAAAAGGGGATTATCTTTTTACAAGCCTGGTTTGCGGAGCTCAATATGCCTCTCAGAAAACCATAAAAAAACCAATTTTAGTTGCTTTAGGAACTTCAGAATCTAAGTAA
- a CDS encoding T9SS type B sorting domain-containing protein, with amino-acid sequence MKKSLLYLFLFLFSFHTTFAQRDTDHWFAPYFDSSSSSPTNYTHGLYFSTDSVTPFEIKIYSNNTVIGTVTISKSNPQTFMLGAQYIRTTSSSSALVPTNLGVYTKGDKPYFATLRIYNISHGEIITSKGKAGIGTQFYAAATPMTVSSISNNFTTGIMATEDNTTVTISGYDPNIQFINNTSPPLSLTTTLNKGQSYILAGLGNTVPNQTGFIGAKIVSDKPVSVTNGNSNGFYATAAYADGSDLIMDQSVPLERLGNEFAMVKSISTSGDNMEGGIIIATENNTEIYLNAGTTPVATINEGDYYRIMANAYATQAGGHSNIYIRTTKNVYLYQLIGAGSANNTGGYNYIPPLNCFLPRKIDEIGKIHEMPSYNGNVNLKLNILTEAGAAVTVNGMAPTAAQGPFPLTGNTQWVTYAIQGITGNVTITSTKAVTAGINGGYSTAGYGGYFAGFSSIPVIAKQTGDCIPGIILEVDDSFETYQWSLNGNPIPGATSNSYTPTQAGNYTVRITVGSCPPAITPVYKVFSCLEQSTKTMTICEGYQAIVPEFTNSTQIYVPGTVTIVTPPANGTATIDPVTGVITYIPNFGYFGPDTIVYKFCGNAPEFIDCEQVSLNLTVSATPVVNNATLRTCFLEQNPTTGLFNLTAAAVTSQTGVTKKYYPSPTDAVNGTNEIINPIAYIAPNGVVYIKVTNANGCYKVVEVTLIVLAPIKSTVLVDKIICMEDKTTLDAGPGFNSYEWSTGASTQTITNVGVGTYWVKLKTGECVTTQTVNVYASEQPVISNIDITSNTVTVYANGGTPPYKYSIDNINWQDSNVFSDIPRGDITVYIKDTYNCLPISVSITIPNLVNVITPNDDGINDIIDYSSLSYKPNMTFNIYDRYGAKIHQGDKSNGYKWNGTTNGSKRVSTGNYWFDISWNESNKRQTPIKFSGWILVKNRE; translated from the coding sequence ATGAAAAAATCTCTACTTTATTTATTCCTATTTTTATTTTCATTTCATACAACATTCGCACAGCGAGACACAGATCATTGGTTCGCTCCTTATTTTGACAGTTCCTCAAGCTCCCCTACAAATTATACACACGGATTATATTTCTCTACAGATTCAGTAACCCCGTTTGAAATAAAAATTTATAGCAATAATACAGTTATCGGAACAGTAACCATTAGTAAAAGTAATCCGCAGACATTTATGTTGGGCGCACAATATATAAGAACAACAAGTTCTTCAAGCGCTTTGGTGCCTACTAATCTTGGAGTTTACACCAAAGGGGATAAACCTTATTTTGCAACTTTAAGAATATACAATATCTCCCACGGAGAAATTATCACTTCTAAAGGCAAGGCCGGAATCGGAACCCAATTTTATGCAGCTGCTACCCCTATGACCGTTAGCTCAATCTCCAATAATTTCACTACCGGAATTATGGCTACAGAAGACAATACTACGGTTACGATTTCAGGATATGACCCCAACATCCAGTTTATTAACAATACATCTCCTCCTCTATCACTTACAACAACCCTGAATAAAGGACAGTCTTACATCCTGGCTGGTCTTGGCAATACAGTGCCCAACCAAACCGGTTTTATAGGAGCAAAAATAGTTTCCGACAAACCTGTATCAGTTACTAATGGTAATTCAAATGGGTTCTATGCCACCGCAGCATATGCGGATGGATCGGACCTTATTATGGACCAGTCTGTACCATTAGAGCGTTTGGGGAATGAGTTTGCGATGGTAAAAAGCATTTCTACCAGCGGTGACAATATGGAAGGTGGAATCATTATCGCTACAGAAAATAATACTGAAATATATCTGAATGCAGGTACAACCCCTGTAGCAACTATTAACGAGGGAGATTATTATAGAATTATGGCTAACGCTTACGCCACACAAGCCGGAGGACATTCAAACATTTATATTCGTACTACAAAAAATGTATACTTATACCAATTAATAGGAGCTGGCAGCGCTAATAATACCGGAGGCTATAATTACATTCCACCATTAAACTGCTTTTTACCAAGGAAAATTGATGAAATTGGAAAAATCCATGAAATGCCTAGCTACAATGGTAATGTTAATTTAAAATTAAATATTTTAACCGAAGCAGGTGCTGCAGTAACGGTCAACGGGATGGCTCCCACTGCAGCGCAGGGTCCATTTCCTCTCACAGGAAACACACAATGGGTAACTTATGCAATACAAGGAATAACAGGAAATGTAACCATCACTTCTACTAAAGCCGTTACCGCCGGAATTAATGGTGGATACAGTACAGCCGGTTATGGAGGATACTTCGCAGGATTCTCCTCCATACCGGTAATCGCTAAACAAACCGGGGATTGCATTCCCGGGATAATATTAGAAGTTGATGACAGTTTTGAAACCTATCAATGGTCATTAAACGGAAATCCTATTCCGGGAGCAACAAGCAATTCTTATACTCCTACTCAGGCAGGAAACTACACTGTAAGAATTACTGTAGGAAGCTGCCCACCAGCAATAACTCCTGTATATAAAGTATTCTCATGTCTTGAGCAATCTACTAAAACAATGACCATTTGCGAAGGCTATCAAGCCATTGTTCCTGAATTCACCAACTCTACCCAAATATATGTACCAGGAACAGTAACCATTGTTACTCCACCTGCTAATGGTACAGCAACGATTGATCCAGTAACAGGAGTAATAACCTATATTCCTAATTTTGGATATTTTGGTCCTGATACAATTGTTTATAAATTTTGCGGCAATGCTCCGGAGTTCATTGATTGTGAACAAGTATCTTTAAACTTGACAGTTTCCGCAACTCCGGTTGTCAATAATGCTACACTACGAACTTGTTTTCTTGAGCAGAATCCTACTACAGGCTTATTTAACCTGACAGCAGCAGCAGTAACATCACAAACCGGAGTAACTAAAAAATACTATCCTTCTCCTACTGATGCAGTCAACGGAACGAATGAAATTATCAATCCTATCGCCTATATCGCCCCTAATGGAGTAGTATATATAAAAGTAACTAATGCAAACGGGTGTTATAAAGTTGTCGAAGTAACACTTATTGTTTTAGCACCTATAAAATCTACCGTATTGGTTGATAAAATTATTTGTATGGAAGACAAAACTACTCTTGACGCAGGTCCCGGATTCAACTCTTACGAATGGAGTACAGGAGCTTCAACGCAAACTATTACCAATGTCGGAGTAGGAACTTATTGGGTCAAATTAAAAACCGGAGAGTGTGTCACTACACAGACCGTAAACGTATATGCATCTGAACAGCCTGTAATTTCAAATATTGATATTACAAGCAACACTGTTACTGTATATGCTAATGGCGGAACACCTCCTTATAAATATTCGATAGATAATATTAACTGGCAGGATTCTAATGTATTTTCGGATATCCCTCGGGGGGATATTACGGTTTATATAAAAGACACTTATAATTGTCTCCCTATTAGCGTAAGCATAACAATCCCTAACCTAGTCAATGTAATTACTCCTAATGACGATGGAATTAATGATATTATTGATTACTCATCATTATCATATAAACCCAACATGACATTTAATATCTATGATAGGTATGGCGCTAAAATCCACCAAGGGGATAAAAGTAACGGATATAAATGGAATGGAACGACTAATGGGAGCAAAAGAGTCTCTACAGGAAATTATTGGTTCGACATCAGTTGGAACGAATCCAACAAAAGACAAACCCCAATAAAATTCTCCGGTTGGATCTTAGTCAAAAACAGAGAATAA
- a CDS encoding T9SS C-terminal target domain-containing protein encodes MKKFLLSLVLVFFTINTLFAQRDTEHWIAPYYDTVGGFTNALYLSTDSTIPFEVKIYSDNALLITVTVSKGSPQVYTLTNNNLISASTAADGFKVINKGLYLKGDKPFYCSLRLAQYAHGEIITSKGKAGIGKNFFVASSPNTSTSSLYNFTAGILATEDNTTVTVSWNNASVTFFGGTAGGTSHTFTLNKGQSFLFAGSGNTSANLTGFIGAKVVADKPVSLTNGSCNGNFGMLGSMGSDPILDQSVPVERLGNTFAMVKTRSTVPNENMEGGIIIATEDNTDIFLNGASTAIATINAGQWYRINETSYVTQTGAGTHSNMFISTSKNVYLYQFVAVDDSNATCGYNYIPPLNCFLPRKIDEIGNINQMPNVTNAITLKLNILTETGATVLVNGVAPTPAQGPYPLTGNTLWQTYAIEGISGNVTITSTKAVTAGINGGYNTAGYGGYFAGFSSIPVIAKKTGECVPGIVLEVDDGYETYQWYLNGVAIPGATSNTYTPTQAGNYTVKVTMGGCPPVTTPVYKVFNCMKNTTSNINACATKIITPAFSSSTQTPVPSTVSILTNPSHGTAVLNPATGVITYNPTPGYLGPDTIVYTFCGNAPEFIDCETVTLHLTVVPFIVKDATLEACQYEDKAYFDLRTANVIDLTTVIKKFYPTLADLNANTNEITNPENYGSTGGFVYVKITSSEGCTGIAKITLIAKPIKKSPTLVDKYICINSRTNLDAGPGYDSYQWNTGATTSAIEGVGVGEYVVILGKDGCFVTQIVKVLKTQDPVITQIEISNNNATVIVNGGTPPYQYSVDGTVNWQDSNVFTNLSRGQHTLYVKDANNCTPVSVEITVPNLINAITPNGDNVNDYIDYIELSYKENLVFVIYDRYGNKIFTGDRFNNYRWDGKHFGKKVSTGTYWYHINWNEPNKQKTPIKYTGWILVKNRD; translated from the coding sequence ATGAAAAAATTTCTACTTAGTTTAGTATTAGTTTTTTTTACAATTAATACACTTTTCGCGCAAAGAGATACTGAACACTGGATCGCTCCTTATTACGATACTGTCGGAGGCTTCACCAACGCCTTGTACTTATCTACAGATTCTACTATTCCATTTGAAGTTAAGATTTACAGTGATAATGCTTTGCTCATTACTGTTACCGTCAGTAAAGGAAGCCCACAAGTTTATACTCTTACCAACAATAACCTGATATCTGCTTCTACAGCAGCCGATGGTTTTAAAGTTATTAATAAAGGATTATATCTTAAAGGAGACAAACCTTTTTACTGCAGTTTAAGACTGGCCCAGTATGCCCATGGTGAAATTATTACCAGTAAAGGAAAGGCAGGTATTGGAAAGAATTTCTTTGTAGCATCAAGTCCGAATACCTCAACCAGTTCTTTATATAATTTTACAGCAGGAATTCTAGCGACTGAGGATAATACCACCGTTACTGTATCGTGGAATAATGCATCTGTAACATTTTTCGGTGGGACAGCCGGAGGAACTTCTCATACTTTCACCTTAAATAAAGGACAATCTTTTTTATTCGCAGGTTCTGGAAATACCAGCGCCAATTTAACAGGATTTATCGGAGCCAAAGTCGTAGCAGACAAACCGGTATCTCTTACTAACGGAAGTTGTAACGGAAATTTTGGAATGCTTGGATCTATGGGTTCAGATCCTATTCTCGATCAGTCTGTCCCTGTGGAAAGACTTGGTAATACATTTGCCATGGTGAAAACCAGATCTACTGTCCCAAATGAAAATATGGAAGGAGGAATTATTATTGCAACAGAAGACAATACTGATATATTTTTAAATGGTGCGAGCACTGCCATAGCAACAATCAATGCAGGACAATGGTATAGAATTAATGAGACGAGCTATGTAACACAAACCGGTGCCGGAACTCACTCCAATATGTTTATTTCAACATCAAAAAATGTTTATTTATATCAATTTGTAGCTGTTGATGATAGTAACGCAACATGCGGGTATAATTATATACCACCCCTCAACTGTTTCCTACCCAGAAAAATTGATGAAATTGGCAATATCAACCAAATGCCTAACGTGACTAATGCTATCACATTAAAATTAAATATTTTGACTGAGACAGGTGCCACGGTTCTTGTCAATGGAGTTGCCCCCACCCCAGCACAGGGACCTTATCCCCTAACAGGAAATACTTTATGGCAAACCTATGCCATCGAAGGAATCTCAGGAAATGTAACCATCACTTCTACAAAAGCTGTTACTGCCGGAATCAACGGAGGATACAATACAGCCGGATACGGAGGGTATTTTGCCGGATTTTCATCTATCCCTGTAATTGCTAAAAAAACAGGAGAGTGTGTACCCGGTATTGTTTTAGAAGTAGATGACGGATACGAAACTTATCAATGGTACTTAAATGGAGTTGCTATTCCAGGCGCCACAAGTAATACTTACACACCTACACAAGCAGGAAATTATACTGTAAAAGTTACAATGGGAGGCTGCCCTCCTGTGACAACACCCGTCTATAAAGTTTTCAACTGCATGAAAAATACAACAAGCAACATTAATGCTTGTGCCACAAAAATCATAACCCCTGCTTTTTCCAGTTCAACTCAAACTCCTGTTCCAAGTACGGTAAGTATTTTAACAAATCCTTCGCATGGAACAGCTGTTTTAAATCCGGCAACAGGTGTAATTACTTACAATCCAACTCCCGGATATTTAGGTCCTGATACTATAGTTTATACATTCTGCGGAAATGCTCCTGAATTTATTGACTGCGAAACAGTGACTTTACATTTAACAGTGGTTCCTTTTATCGTAAAAGATGCCACATTAGAAGCCTGTCAATATGAAGACAAAGCTTATTTCGATTTAAGGACTGCCAATGTTATTGATCTTACTACCGTTATTAAGAAATTTTATCCAACTCTGGCTGATCTTAATGCAAATACCAATGAAATTACAAACCCTGAAAATTATGGTTCCACAGGAGGTTTTGTTTACGTAAAAATAACCAGCAGTGAAGGATGTACCGGCATTGCTAAAATTACATTAATTGCAAAACCTATTAAAAAATCGCCGACCCTCGTTGACAAATACATTTGTATCAATTCAAGAACCAATCTGGATGCAGGTCCGGGCTACGATTCTTACCAGTGGAATACAGGAGCAACAACCTCAGCTATTGAAGGTGTTGGGGTCGGAGAATATGTTGTTATTCTTGGAAAGGATGGGTGTTTCGTTACTCAAATTGTAAAAGTACTTAAAACACAAGATCCTGTTATTACTCAGATTGAAATCTCCAATAACAATGCAACAGTAATTGTAAACGGAGGAACACCACCTTATCAATATTCTGTCGATGGAACAGTAAATTGGCAAGATTCCAACGTCTTTACCAACCTTTCAAGAGGGCAACATACCTTATACGTTAAAGATGCTAATAATTGTACACCAGTTTCTGTAGAAATTACAGTTCCTAATCTTATTAATGCTATAACTCCTAACGGAGACAATGTTAATGATTATATTGATTACATCGAATTATCTTATAAAGAAAATCTCGTATTTGTAATCTATGATCGATATGGTAATAAAATATTTACCGGAGATAGGTTCAACAACTACCGTTGGGATGGTAAACATTTCGGCAAGAAAGTTTCAACAGGAACTTACTGGTATCACATTAACTGGAATGAGCCCAATAAACAAAAAACACCAATAAAATACACCGGTTGGATTTTAGTGAAAAATAGAGATTAA
- a CDS encoding T9SS type B sorting domain-containing protein gives MSTFAQLDREHWFAPMIDRTGNPNPNQKLYLSTNRATSFPVSIYNNNILIGTLNISKNNPQKFDVLRDYIITTQQTDLFTPTSKGLYLKAEFPFYANLRFSVFNHAEIITSKGIPSTGKAFFAASAPITVNNIILNFMTSVLATEDNTTVTISGYKPSVQFSNGTTGTSNPVLTFNLNKGQSYIIEGIGNITGNFDGFIGAKIISNKPINITNGNFNGQYAGNYPTSSDILMDQAVPIERLGNEFALVKGNGSIGASMEEALVIATENNTQVFVNNELTPIATINTGQYFIIPDSKYQLQGNNHYNLYIKTSKNAYIYQMLAGDSGVGNEVATGGFNFIPALNCYLPKQINELGLIDENFVHSNNNPNGILNIPTKLNLITERGANVTINGIIPPSTTGPFNMTGTNNWVTYGIPNVTGTITVVADKAITAGINAGSDAVGYGGFFAGFPTQPVILKSGGDCVPGIILTVDPAIYNAYQWYRNGVLIPGATAISYTPTQSGNYTCAVTMGSCVPLITEPYKVLNCTVQSSATYNVCTAHNIIPTFSNSPQTPVVSTIAITTSPTLGTVVVNPTTGVITYTVTSPGTTGADTFTYTFCGNDQDFPDCETITVTINIQALTVTNTTLSACNINGQGTFNLTSANVTNNTPVTITYYPSLIDAQTENPTALITNPSTYTAPNGTIVYAVVKNPAGCKNIAEIILNLYPVAIVLQNYTGTFCDDNFDGIASVVLSDVTPLILNNPAYFTNVRYYANLTDATAGNANTLPGTWSFSTSTTIYIRVDSPDGCASVIQPLNLNIGARIQLIKDTVTESFCDDDLDGVKQVDLTQYISQFTTDPLVTVSYHNSLTDAQNDINPISNPASVTGTQTIYVRFEKTGVCAQIGKIIITIKVPKKSAILTDLIICPKTTATLDAGPGFESYLWSNGATTPSISNIPAGSYWVDLKYNGCIYRQYVNITESELPSIISIDINGTTVTIGAGGGVPPYQYSLDGITWQTSNVFQNIPRGSYIAYVRDSKRCNDAQRPFTIIDLINTITPNDDGHNDAINYSALMTKDQIEFRIYDRYGAEVFRGNPSNKYTWDGRLGGRPVSTATYWYTISWTEYGASTTVKYSSWLLVKNR, from the coding sequence ATGTCAACTTTTGCTCAGTTAGACAGAGAACACTGGTTTGCCCCTATGATAGATAGAACCGGAAATCCTAATCCAAATCAAAAATTATATTTATCCACCAACCGGGCTACATCATTCCCGGTAAGTATTTATAATAACAATATATTAATCGGCACATTAAATATTAGCAAAAATAATCCTCAAAAGTTTGATGTTCTAAGAGACTATATTATCACTACCCAACAAACAGATCTGTTCACTCCAACATCTAAAGGCTTGTATTTAAAAGCTGAATTCCCCTTCTACGCTAATTTAAGATTCTCGGTATTCAATCATGCAGAAATTATTACATCAAAAGGAATTCCTTCTACAGGAAAAGCATTCTTTGCAGCAAGCGCGCCAATCACCGTAAACAATATTATTCTGAATTTCATGACTAGTGTATTGGCAACAGAGGATAATACTACAGTGACCATATCCGGCTACAAGCCTTCCGTTCAATTCTCTAATGGGACAACCGGAACCTCCAATCCTGTTTTAACTTTCAACCTTAATAAAGGACAATCATACATCATTGAAGGGATAGGGAACATAACCGGAAATTTTGATGGATTTATTGGCGCTAAAATAATCTCGAATAAACCCATTAACATTACCAATGGTAATTTCAATGGCCAATATGCAGGAAATTACCCAACCAGCTCAGATATACTTATGGATCAAGCTGTTCCGATAGAAAGGCTCGGCAATGAATTCGCCCTGGTAAAAGGAAACGGAAGTATCGGAGCCAGTATGGAAGAAGCTCTTGTTATTGCTACTGAAAATAATACTCAGGTATTTGTTAATAATGAGCTCACTCCAATAGCCACAATAAATACCGGCCAATATTTTATTATTCCCGATAGCAAATATCAGTTACAAGGAAATAATCATTATAATCTATACATTAAAACTTCAAAAAATGCCTATATCTATCAAATGCTTGCGGGAGATTCAGGAGTAGGTAATGAGGTAGCGACAGGTGGTTTTAATTTCATTCCTGCTTTAAACTGTTATTTACCCAAACAAATTAATGAACTTGGTCTTATTGATGAAAATTTTGTTCATTCCAATAATAACCCCAACGGGATTCTTAACATTCCCACCAAGCTTAACCTTATTACAGAAAGAGGCGCCAATGTAACAATAAACGGTATTATTCCACCTTCAACTACAGGTCCTTTCAACATGACAGGTACAAATAATTGGGTCACATACGGAATTCCAAATGTAACCGGAACAATTACTGTTGTCGCAGACAAAGCTATTACCGCAGGGATCAATGCGGGAAGTGATGCTGTGGGATATGGAGGTTTTTTTGCCGGATTTCCTACACAGCCTGTTATTTTAAAGTCAGGAGGAGATTGTGTTCCTGGTATTATTCTTACTGTAGATCCAGCTATTTACAATGCTTATCAATGGTACAGAAATGGGGTACTTATTCCCGGGGCAACAGCTATATCCTATACTCCAACACAATCAGGAAATTATACATGTGCTGTAACCATGGGCAGTTGCGTTCCATTAATAACAGAGCCATACAAAGTTTTAAACTGTACCGTACAAAGCTCTGCTACATATAACGTTTGCACCGCTCACAATATAATCCCTACATTTAGCAACTCACCTCAAACTCCAGTTGTATCTACAATAGCTATTACAACTTCTCCTACTTTAGGAACCGTGGTCGTTAATCCTACAACCGGAGTTATTACATACACTGTTACGAGCCCCGGAACTACTGGAGCAGATACTTTTACTTACACATTTTGTGGTAATGATCAAGATTTTCCAGATTGCGAAACAATAACAGTAACTATTAATATCCAAGCTCTAACGGTAACCAATACCACATTATCTGCATGTAATATAAATGGCCAAGGTACATTTAACCTCACTTCTGCAAATGTCACCAACAATACTCCTGTAACCATTACTTACTACCCAAGCCTGATAGATGCGCAGACAGAAAATCCTACAGCCTTAATAACCAATCCCTCTACTTATACCGCACCTAATGGTACGATTGTCTATGCAGTAGTAAAAAACCCCGCAGGATGCAAAAATATTGCCGAAATTATCCTCAATCTTTATCCTGTAGCCATTGTCTTACAAAATTATACCGGAACATTCTGTGACGATAATTTTGATGGTATTGCAAGCGTTGTTTTATCCGACGTTACTCCTTTAATCCTTAATAATCCGGCTTACTTTACAAACGTGCGGTATTATGCTAATTTGACTGATGCTACTGCCGGAAACGCAAATACATTACCTGGCACATGGAGCTTCAGCACTTCCACTACTATTTACATAAGAGTGGATTCGCCGGATGGATGTGCCTCTGTCATCCAGCCTTTAAATCTTAATATCGGCGCCAGAATTCAGCTTATCAAAGATACAGTAACCGAAAGTTTTTGTGATGATGATCTCGATGGTGTTAAACAGGTTGATCTTACTCAATACATCAGCCAGTTTACAACAGATCCGTTAGTAACTGTAAGTTATCATAACAGTCTGACAGATGCCCAAAATGATATCAATCCGATCAGTAATCCAGCATCTGTAACAGGTACCCAAACCATATATGTCAGATTTGAAAAAACTGGCGTCTGCGCTCAGATTGGAAAAATTATTATAACCATCAAGGTTCCTAAAAAATCGGCTATTTTAACAGACCTTATTATCTGTCCCAAGACTACTGCAACATTAGACGCCGGCCCTGGCTTTGAAAGCTATCTATGGAGCAACGGTGCTACTACACCTTCTATTTCCAATATACCTGCAGGAAGTTACTGGGTTGATTTAAAATATAATGGTTGTATTTACAGACAATATGTAAATATAACAGAATCAGAGCTACCTTCCATTATTTCAATAGATATCAATGGAACAACAGTAACGATAGGCGCTGGCGGCGGAGTTCCACCTTATCAGTATTCTTTAGATGGAATTACATGGCAAACTTCCAATGTATTTCAAAATATTCCCCGAGGAAGTTATATTGCTTACGTACGGGATTCCAAAAGATGTAATGACGCTCAGCGACCTTTTACAATTATCGATCTGATCAACACTATAACTCCAAATGATGATGGTCATAACGATGCCATCAACTATTCAGCTCTGATGACAAAGGATCAGATTGAGTTTAGAATTTATGATAGATATGGTGCTGAAGTTTTCAGAGGAAACCCTTCCAATAAATATACCTGGGATGGAAGATTAGGAGGAAGGCCCGTATCAACAGCTACCTACTGGTATACTATTAGCTGGACGGAGTATGGAGCCAGTACAACGGTTAAATATTCAAGTTGGCTTTTAGTGAAAAACAGGTAA